Proteins encoded by one window of Chanos chanos chromosome 7, fChaCha1.1, whole genome shotgun sequence:
- the LOC115816068 gene encoding proline-rich protein 18, with the protein MWGVGDRSSAPSAEHERPFSEHAPKFFSRFSSKTEFLSYLFLFLVKMPFPPVNRPRTISGPSKEKQACPSPLLTVKGTEERGSVKEKLKLLGKKATPHKSRLPTSLGLRPDGKSSWITTPRPIDLIDGSTASSGNDVEATNSLTTSSLAATGPDNSASATTSSSNNTKSPSSTESRGIVASLGHSRSHEKNETKEVGAVRFALSLTPEAVLLLQRRNREKQLRTAKNSTDTGLRRRNPSLKNPRMGPQGSSHAHAPMGRLGSGPQDASVLMKVSLLNERHRYDDVEYEDEDRGVDESVLLKCAEWLRGVENAPLTAGSYQSMSHVST; encoded by the exons aTGTGGGGAGTTGGGGACAGGAGCTCAGCCCCTTCAGCCGAACATGAGAGACCCTTTTCAGAACATGCTCCAAAGTTTTTCTCCCGGTTCTCCTCCAAGACGGAGTTCCTATCgtatctgtttcttttcctaGTCAAGATGCCGTTTCCACCGGTTAACCGCCCAAGGACCATCTCAGGTCCCAGTAAGGAGAAGCAAGCCTGCCCCTCACCCCTTCTGACAGTGAAAGGCACCGAGGAGAGAGGCTCAGTAAAGGAGAAACTGAAACTGCTGGGGAAAAAAGCCACACCTCATAAGAGTAGGTTACCCACCAGTCTTGGGCTGCGTCCGGATGGAAAGAGCTCTTGGATTACCACTCCCCGGCCCATAGACCTTATCGATGGATCAACAGCTAGCTCTGGTAACGATGTCGAGGCAACCAATTCCTTAACCACCAGCTCCTTGGCAGCTACCGGCCCCGACAACAGCGCTTCAGCCACGACCAGTTCTAGCAACAACACCAAATCGCCCAGCTCTACAGAGTCTCGCGGTATAGTTGCCTCGTTGGGCCACTCCAGATCTCATGAGAAAAACGAGACAAAGGAGGTCGGGGCTGTGCGTTTCGCCCTCAGCCTGACTCCTGAGGCTGTCCTTCTCTTACAGAGGCGCAACCGTGAGAAACAGCTCCGCACAGCCAAAAACAGCACGGACACGGGGCTTCGCAGACGCAACCCCTCCTTGAAGAACCCACGGATGGGGCCTCAGGGCTCATCACATGCTCATGCCCCGATGGGCCGACTGGGGAGCGGGCCGCAAGATGCCAGCGTGCTCATGAAGGTGTCACTCCTGAACGAGAGACACAGGTACGATGATGTGGAGTATGAAGATGAAGATCGGGGTGTGGACGAGAGCGTGCTGCTGAAATGTGCTGAGTGGCTGCGAGGGGTGGAGA ACGCCCCACTCACAGCTGGTTCTTATCAGTCAATGTCACACGTTTCAACATGA